The following are encoded in a window of Camelus bactrianus isolate YW-2024 breed Bactrian camel chromosome 31, ASM4877302v1, whole genome shotgun sequence genomic DNA:
- the LOC105079127 gene encoding L-threonine 3-dehydrogenase, mitochondrial — protein MPVVRMLREVAGRMLRGPACGCRTPALPCRFLGTSPRQIPADANFHSTSFSEADPPRVLITGGLGQLGVGLASFLRKRFGKDNVILSDIRKPPEHVFLSGPFIYSDILDYKNLRETVVNNRVTWLFHYSALLSAVGEANVSLARAVNITGLHNVLDVAAEHGLRLFVPSTIGAFGPTSPRNPAPDLCIQRPRTIYGVSKVHAELMGEYYYYRYGLDFRCLRYPGIISADSQPGGGTTDYAVQIFHSAVKNGRFECNLEPGTRLPMMYIDDCLRATLEVMEAPAESLSMRTYNINAMSFTPAELAQEVLKHIPEFQITYNVDSVRQAIADSWPMNFDDSNARKDWGWKHDFDLPELVTTMLNFHGSESRIAQAN, from the exons ATGCCGGTGGTCAGGATGCTGCGGGAGGTTGCCGGCCGGATGCTGCGGGGCCCGGCCTGTGGCTGCCGGACGCCCGCCCTGCCCTGCCGGTTTCTGGGCACCTCCCCTCGGCAGATTCCAGCGGATGCCAACTTCCACTCCACCTCGTTCTCTGAAGCAGACCCGCCACGTGTCTTAATTACAg GGGGTCTTGGCCAGCTTGGAGTGGGGCTTGCTAGCTTTTTGAG GAAGCGATTTGGGAAGGACAACGTGATTCTGTCCGACATTCGGAAGCCGCCCGAGCACGTCTTCCTTAGCG GCCCGTTTATTTATTCCGACATCCTGGATTACAAGAACCTTCGGGAGACCGTGGTGAACAACCGCGTCACTTGGCTGTTTCACTACAGTGCTCTGCTCAGCGCAGTGGGGGAAGCAAACGTGTCCCTGGCAAGAGCCGTGAACATCACTG GGCTGCACAATGTTCTGGATGTTGCGGCGGAACACGGCCTGCGGTTGTTTGTGCCAAGCACCATTGGGGCTTTCGGACCGACTTCTCCGCGGAACCCAGCCCCCGATCTCTGTATTCAGAGACCCAGGACTATCTACGGGGTGTCCAAGGTCCACGCGGAGCTCATGGGGGAG TATTATTACTACCGGTATGGGTTAGATTTCCGCTGCCTGAGATACCCTGGGATCATTTCTGCTGACTCTCAGCCTGGAGGAGGAACAACTG ACTATGCGGTGCAGATTTTCCACAGCGCTGTCAAGAACGGCAGGTTTGAGTGCAACCTGGAACCCGGCACGCGGCTCCCGATGATGTACATTGATGACTGTCTCCGGGCCACCCTGGAGGTCATGGAGGCCCCGGCCGAGTCCCTCTCCATGCGGACCTACAACATCAATGCCATGAGCTTCACCCCCGCGGAGCTGGCCCAGGAGGTCCTCAAGCACATCCCGGAATTCCAGATCACGTACAACGTGGACTCTGTCCGCCAGGCCATAG CGGATAGTTGGCCGATGAACTTTGATGACAGCAACGCTCGGAAGGACTGGGGGTGGAAACACGATTTTGACCTCCCGGAGCTGGTGACGACCATGTTGAATTTCCATGGTTCCGAGAGCAGAATTGCACAAGCCAACTGA